Proteins found in one Diorhabda sublineata isolate icDioSubl1.1 chromosome 9, icDioSubl1.1, whole genome shotgun sequence genomic segment:
- the LOC130449035 gene encoding histone deacetylase 7 isoform X3 codes for MDTGSDSSTINNDFPLRKTASEPNLLKVRLKQRVMKRMPPSVKKRLLCSRLPPSESPPQEPPKELSPPCESEEYQRHALFSSPSMPNISLAAHHVLSPDLSEAAVRAACTARLGMPLTGQMLPGTLPFYPSLPAIESEHEDQPLDTISELQEPQSRGVIRPLGRTQSSPLPLGHPLLAGPPPPDLPPPQPPLPPTEEQEQRDLELRANESRSIRPLSRALSSPVVHLGPPGEGPTLSRRRASSTPTTGLAYDNQMLRHACVCGNNAIHPEHAGRLQSIWSRLLETGLVSRCDKLRPRKASPQELQTCHSESHVLLYGTSSLNRHKTDLTKLNNLPVTAFVRLSCGGIGVDSDTTWNDIHTPPAARMAVGCTIDLAVRTWTGDIRNGFAIVRPPGHHAEPQQAMGFCYFNSIAIAARILQREHRVHKILIVDWDVHHGNGTQEIFYDDPRVLVISMHRHDDGNFFPGTGGVTECGTGAGVGFNVNIAWSGGLNPSFGDAEYLAAFRSVVMPIAREFDPDIVLVSSGFDLTEGHPDPLGGYRVSPACFGYMTRQLMTLARGRIVLALEGGYDLPSICDSAEECVRVLLGDQPSPISALELSRIPCHNAILTIQKVIAVHSGRWSCLQEAAKSAMCSFNDAIRSEKEDKDTVNAMASLSMQHPVTNMVISPIGYLPTSSPQNIIRPSA; via the exons ATGGACACCGGCTCCGATTCCTCAACGATAAACAACGATTTTCCATTACGAAAAACAG CCTCCGAACCGAACCTTCTGAAGGTGCGTCTCAAACAACGCGTAATGAAAAGAATGCCGCCCTCGGTGAAGAAAAGACTCCTCTGTTCGCGCCTACCCCCGAGCGAATCGCCGCCGCAAGAACCGCCCAAGGAGCTCAGCCCCCCCTGCGAATCCGAAGAGTATCAAAGACACGCGCTATTCAGCAGCCCCTCAATGCCCAATATCTCCCTAGCGGCCCACCACGTCCTCTCGCCCGATCTCTCGGAGGCCGCCGTCCGGGCGGCCTGCACCGCCAGACTGGGTATGCCTCTGACCGGTCAAATGCTACCCGGCACTTTACCTTTCTACCCTTCGTTGCCCGCCATCGAAAGCGAACACGAGGATCAACCTCTGGACACGATTAGCGAACTACAAGAACCTCAATCTAGGGGCGTTATCAGGCCCTTGGGTAGGACGCAATCGTCGCCGTTACCTTTAGGTCATCCTTTGTTAGCCGGACCACCGCCTCCCGATCTCCCGCCGCCTCAACCGCCGTTACCACCCACCGAAGAGCAGGAGCAGAGAGATCTAGAACTGAGGGCGAATGAGTCCAGAAG TATACGGCCGTTATCTAGAGCCTTAAGTTCCCCCGTAGTACACCTAGGACCTCCGGGAGAAGGTCCTACGTTATCTAGGCGGAGAGCTTCGTCTACTCCAACTACTGGTCTTGCTTACGATAACCAAATGCTGAGACATGCTTGCGTATGCGGCAACAACGCCATCCATCCAGAACACGCTGGAAGGTTACAAAGTATTTGGTCCAGGTTACTCGAAACTGGATTAGTATCaag GTGTGATAAGTTGCGGCCTAGGAAGGCGTCGCCTCAAGAATTACAGACTTGTCATTCGGAATCTCACGTTTTATTATACGGAACTAGTTCTTTGAATAGGCATAAAACGGATTTaactaaattgaataatttaccAGTTACAGCTTTCGTTAGGCTTTCATGCGGAGGGATAGGG GTGGATTCCGATACGACATGGAACGACATACACACACCACCCGCAGCAAGGATGGCTGTAGGTTGTACGATCGATTTAGCGGTACGTACCTGGACTGGAGATATAAGGAACGGTTTCGCTATAGTTAGACCTCCGGGTCATCATGCGGAACCGCAACAAGCTATGGGTTTCTGTTATTTTAATTCG ATAGCCATAGCAGCAAGAATCCTCCAACGCGAACATCGAGTCCATAAGATACTAATCGTCGATTGGGACGTCCATCACGGTAACGGTactcaagaaatattttacgATGATCCTAGAGTGCTGGTCATATCGATGCACCGGCACGACGATGGTAATTTTTTCCCCGGCACTGGTGGGGTTACCGAATGTGGAACCGGCGCCGGGGTCGG ATTCAATGTGAATATAGCATGGTCCGGTGGATTGAATCCGTCTTTCGGCGATGCCGAATACTTGGCGGCGTTCAGAAGTGTTGTTATGCCGATAGCCAGAGAATTCGATCCCGATATCGTCCTGGTTTCTTCTGGATTCGATCTTACCGAAGGACACCCCGATCCATTGGGCGGTTACAGAGTATCCCCTGCTTGTTTCGG TTACATGACCCGTCAATTGATGACGTTGGCTCGGGGGCGGATTGTTTTGGCGCTCGAAGGCGGTTATGATCTACCGTCGATATGTGATTCCGCTGAAGAATGCGTCAGGGTTTTATTGGGGGATCAACCGTCTCCGATCAGCGCGTTGGAATTATCGCGTATACCTTGCCATAACGCCATTTTGACCATACAAAAG GTTATCGCAGTGCACAGTGGCCGTTGGTCCTGTTTACAAGAGGCTGCGAAAAGCGCCATGTGCTCATTCAACGACGCCATCCGCAGCGAAAAGGAAGACAAAGATACGGTTAACGCAATGGCGAGTCTCTCCATGCAGCATCCCGTAACCAACATGGTAATATCCCCCATCGGATACTTACCCACCAGCAGTCCTCAGAACATCATACGTCCCAGTGCATGA
- the LOC130449038 gene encoding guided entry of tail-anchored proteins factor 1-like, whose protein sequence is MGITLLLVATALSFINVHSNLISKQLLKWLNRPSLKEKQLLSKKNDLKTQQSTISITENFVIYSKIQRQINKIDDELGECRVGKNSLTIHFGLTFGIKFLFSVILLMLSVYFRSTPIIILDKNIDLMPFNYLISYPNSGNAVSFHFWVMCSSAVANLIEL, encoded by the exons atggGAATTACGTTGCTACTTGTAGCTACTGCTTTGAGTTTTATTAACGTACATTCTAATTTAATCAGTAAACAG TTATTAAAATGGCTTAATAGACCATCgttaaaagaaaaacaactactttctaAAAAGAATGATTTGAAAACACAACAAAGTACGATAAGTATtaccgaaaattttgttatatactCGAAAATTCAAAGgcagataaataaaatagatgacGAACTAGGCGAATGTAGAGTTGGAAAAAATAGCCTTACAATTCATTTCGGATTAACTTtcggaataaaatttttattttcagtaatatTGCTCATGTTATCTGTTTATTTCAGATCGACTCCAATAATAATAttggataaaaatattgatttaatgCCATTTAACTATTTAATTTCGTATCCTAACAGTGGAAATGCAGTGTCTTTTCACTTTTGGGTTATGTGCAGTTCAGCTGTTGCAAACTTAATTGAATTATAG
- the LOC130449036 gene encoding solute carrier family 35 member E2A, with product MEKNQPIIASTKEAESNGLKKDVPLEKYKNGLTSIRAIVFLLLWYFFSGCTLFLNKYILTYENGNPTVLAACQMLMTATCGFIQLYFPCGMYKPMQRLSKPPGFYRHMILVGCFRFFTVVLGLIALNYVAVSFTETIKSSAPLFTVLISRCLLGEQTGLYVNLSLLPVMSGLALCSINEVSFELTGFLAAMATNVTECIQNVYSKMLISGDKFKYTPAELQFYTSVASIVVQIPATLLMVRFSFDDKIGYKLLLSFVLNGIFFHFQSITAYVLMDYISPVTHSVANTAKRAFLIWLSVIMFGNPVTMLSGLGTITVIVGVLLYIKAQEYDQNDKLTSGNLVHRKVRAI from the exons atggaaaaaaatcaaccaATAATTGCATCCACTAAAGAAGCCGAAAGTAATGGTTTAAAGAAAGACGTACcgttagaaaaatataaaaacggtCTCACCAGTATTAGAGCTATTGTATTCTTATTGTTGTGGTATTTTTTTAGCGGCtgtactttatttttaaataaatatatcttgACTTACGAAAATGGAAATCCCACTGTTCTGG cTGCTTGTCAGATGTTAATGACAGCAACTTGTggatttattcaattatattttccatGTGGTATGTACAAACCTATGCAGAGGTTAAGTAAACCTCCTGGTTTTTACCGTCATATGATTTTAGTTGGTTGTTTTAG GTTTTTTACAGTTGTGTTAGGTTTAATAGCACTTAATTATGTAGCTGTTAGTTTTACAGAAACTATAAAAAGTTCCGCACCTTTATTTACAGTTTTGATATCGAGATGTCTTTTAG gGGAACAGACGGGATTGTATGTGAATTTGAGTCTACTTCCAGTTATGTCGGGATTAGCTTTGTGTTCTATAAATGAAGTTAGTTTTGAATTGACGGGGTTTTTGGCAGCAATGGCTACAAATGTTACAGAATGTATTCAAAATGTGTATTCCAAAATGCTAATTTCTGgagataaatttaaatacac TCCAGCTGAATTGCAATTTTATACCAGTGTTGCTAGCATTGTAGTACAAATACCAGCAACTTTGTTGATGGTAAGATTTTCGTTTGATGACAAAATTGGATATAAACTTTTGTTGTCCTTCGTATTGAACGggatatttttccattttcaaagtATAACAGCTTACGTACTTATGGATTATATTAGTCCAGTCACGCACAG tgtGGCAAATACGGCCAAAAGGGCGTTTTTGATATGGTTATCGGTGATAATGTTTGGTAATCCAGTGACGATGCTCAGTGGATTGGGTACAATAACTGTGATAGTTGGagttttattgtatattaaagCGCAAGAATATGATCAAAATGACAAACTTACTTCTGGGAATTTAGTTCACAGAAAGGTTAGGGCTATTTAG